The Toxorhynchites rutilus septentrionalis strain SRP chromosome 3, ASM2978413v1, whole genome shotgun sequence genome includes a region encoding these proteins:
- the LOC129778457 gene encoding protein MEMO1, which yields MTYREASHAGSWYTDSGSELNRQLSKWLDDADLTFGPARAIIAPHAGYRYCGACGAWAYRQISPAVVKRVFILGPSHHVRLSRCALSAAQYCRTPLYDLKVDQQVNAELEATGHFKWMDQKTDEDEHSIEMHLPYVAKVMEDFRDQFTIVPIMVGSISNEWEETYGKILAPYLADPQNLFVISSDFCHWGARFRYTYYEESHGPIYKWIETLDKMGMDLIETLKPESFGEYLRKYNNTICGRHPIGVLLQSIEELKRRGYRMSLKFLKYDQSNQCCDRKDSSVSYASGSLIFE from the exons ATGACCTATCGGGAGGCATCGCACGCCGGAAGTTGGTACACGGATTCAG GTTCGGAGTTAAATCGACAACTGTCCAAATGGTTGGATGACGCCGATCTTACCTTTGGACCGGCCCGCGCAATTATCGCACC ACACGCGGGATATCGCTACTGTGGTGCCTGTGGAGCTTGGGCTTACCGACAGATCAGTCCGGCCGTGGT AAAGCGTGTTTTCATCCTGGGACCATCTCACCATGTGCGACTGTCACGCTGTGCCCTCTCGGCGGCCCAATACTGCCGTACGCCACTGTACGACCTTAAGGTGGATCAGCAGGTCAATGCTGAGCTGGAAGCGACGGGCCACTTCAAGTGGATGGACCAGAAGACGGACGAGGATGAGCATAGCATCGAAATGCACCTTCCCTATGTTGCCAAAGTGATGGAAGA CTTCCGTGATCAGTTCACAATAGTGCCAATCATGGTCGGTTCGATCAGCAACGAGTGGGAGGAAACGTACGGCAAAATATTGGCCCCCTACCTGGCCGACCCGCAGAATCTCTTTGTGATCTCGTCCGATTTTTGCCACTGGGGAGCCCGCTTCCGGTACACCTACTACGAGGAATCACACGGACCGATCTACAAGTGGATCGAAACGCTCGACAAGATGGGCATGGATCTGATCGAGACGCTCAAGCCGGAAAGCTTCGGCGAGTATTTGCGCAAGTACAACAACACAATCTGCGGACGCCATCCGATCGGTGTGCTGCTTCAG TCCATTGAGGAGCTGAAGCGACGCGGCTATCGGATGAGTCTCAAATTTCTCAAGTACGACCAAAGCAATCAGTGCTGTGATAGGAAAGATTCCAGCGTAAGCTATGCCTCAGGTTCTTTGATTTTCGAGTGA